In Rhipicephalus microplus isolate Deutch F79 chromosome 7, USDA_Rmic, whole genome shotgun sequence, one genomic interval encodes:
- the LOC119179648 gene encoding aly/REF export factor 2: MADKIDMSLDDIIKMNRSQFRTTRGRGRGRGRGAGGVAGRGGARGFGGAVRRGTLRGRARQQPYARSFTQAKELPDRWQHDMYDGVGGRRAVTGGLGGAGMGPSKLLVSNLDYGVSDADIKELFAEFGPLRKAAVHYDRSGRSLGTADVVFERRTDAVRAMKQYNGVPLDGRPMNIQLVTSAVGAAALSPASRLGYAATGGGGAASQRPRGGFRGRGRGRGGRGGNVQRKVPTAEELDAELDAYVNKME, translated from the exons ATGGCCGACAAGATCGACATGTCCTTGGACGACATCATCAAGATGAACCGCAGCCAATTCCGGACCACTCGAGGCCGTGGCAGAGGCCGCGGTCGAGGCGCCGGCGGCGTCGCTGGACGCGGCGGGGCACGTGGATTTGGAGGAGCCGTTCGAAGGGGCACACTCAGAGGACGCGCCCGTCAACAGCCCTATGCAAGG AGCTTCACACAAGCCAAAGAGCTTCCAGACCGGTGGCAACACGACATGTATGACGGAGTGGGCGGCCGACGTGCCGTGACTGGCGGCCTCGGAGGTGCTGGCATGGGCCCCTCCAAGCTGCTAGTCTCCAATCTGGACTACGGGGTGTCCGACGCTGACATCAAG GAGTTGTTCGCTGAGTTTGGACCTCTGAGGAAGGCGGCTGTGCATTACGACCGTTCGGGCCGTTCGCTGGGCACTGCAGATGTTGTCTTCGAACGACGCACAGACGCCGTTCGGGCAATGAAGCAGTACAACGGCGTGCCACTCGATG GCCGACCCATGAACATCCAGCTGGTCACTTCAGCAGTCGGTGCCGCTGCACTCTCTCCGGCGTCACGGCTCGGCTATGCAGCCACAGGAGGCGGTGGAGCAGCTTCACAGCGTCCTCGTGGAGGTTTCCG GGGTCGTGGCAGGGGCAGAGGCGGCCGAGGGGGCAACGTCCAACGCAAGGTTCCGACCGCGGAAGAACTTGACGCAGAGCTCGACGCATACGTAAACAAGATGGAGTAG